In Arthrobacter sp. StoSoilB5, one genomic interval encodes:
- a CDS encoding HRDC domain-containing protein, translated as MTPENLDKTTAGDPAADPTTHIKVEGFDSHIPEVIDLDTPREGVPLVIDTLAGLERCAAAIAAGTGPAGVDAERASGFRYGQRAFLVQIRREGAGTWLIDPEPFDNLDIVNDALRGVEWILHAATQDLPCLSELGMWPDKLFDTELAARLAGLPRVGLAAVIEQLLGFGLAKEHSAADWSTRPLPEPWLRYAALDVEVLAELREELIELLEADGKLGFAEEEFAGILAAGIAPPRVDPWRKTSGLHQIRDRRQLAAVRELWQERDQLARKRDVAPGRLIPDSALVAAAKALPTTVPQLLATKGFHGRSAQREAPRWLRCITTARTLTELPPLHLATNAPPPPRVWVDRDPAAAARLATARPALQEKADELKLPIENLLTPDYLRRVAWRPPSDVSLETVAAELRTLGAREWQISIAAPILTEACLNPKPLPGKESKPKEAQQSKDPA; from the coding sequence ATGACCCCTGAAAACCTGGATAAAACCACAGCCGGCGATCCGGCTGCTGATCCCACGACCCACATCAAAGTTGAAGGCTTCGACAGCCACATCCCTGAAGTCATCGATCTCGATACCCCGCGCGAAGGCGTGCCCTTGGTCATCGACACCCTGGCCGGACTGGAGCGCTGCGCTGCGGCCATTGCAGCCGGAACCGGGCCGGCCGGTGTCGACGCCGAACGCGCTTCCGGATTCCGGTACGGCCAGCGCGCCTTCCTGGTGCAGATCCGCCGTGAAGGAGCCGGCACCTGGTTGATCGACCCCGAACCCTTTGACAACCTGGACATCGTCAACGATGCGCTCCGCGGCGTCGAATGGATCCTGCACGCCGCCACCCAGGACCTTCCGTGCCTTTCCGAGCTGGGCATGTGGCCAGACAAACTCTTCGATACCGAACTTGCCGCCCGGCTCGCCGGGCTCCCCCGCGTCGGCCTTGCTGCCGTCATCGAGCAACTTCTTGGCTTCGGCCTCGCCAAGGAACATTCCGCCGCTGACTGGTCAACCCGGCCGTTGCCGGAACCCTGGCTTCGCTACGCGGCCTTGGACGTCGAGGTCCTGGCCGAACTCCGGGAAGAACTCATCGAACTTCTGGAGGCGGACGGCAAGCTCGGATTCGCCGAGGAGGAATTCGCGGGAATCCTTGCGGCGGGGATCGCACCGCCACGGGTGGATCCATGGCGAAAGACATCCGGACTCCACCAGATCCGTGACCGCCGCCAGCTGGCCGCCGTCCGGGAACTATGGCAGGAGCGGGATCAACTAGCCCGCAAGCGCGATGTCGCTCCCGGCCGGCTCATCCCGGATTCCGCTCTCGTCGCAGCAGCCAAGGCACTGCCCACCACCGTTCCCCAACTCCTGGCAACCAAGGGCTTCCACGGCAGGTCCGCCCAGCGCGAAGCCCCGAGATGGCTGCGGTGCATAACGACCGCCCGCACGCTCACCGAACTGCCTCCCCTGCACTTGGCCACCAACGCGCCGCCCCCACCACGCGTGTGGGTGGACCGGGACCCGGCGGCTGCAGCGCGCCTCGCCACGGCCCGCCCCGCGCTCCAGGAAAAGGCCGACGAGCTGAAACTTCCCATTGAGAACCTGCTCACCCCGGACTACCTGCGGCGCGTGGCGTGGCGGCCGCCGTCGGACGTCTCACTGGAAACAGTGGCAGCTGAGCTACGCACCCTTGGTGCCCGGGAATGGCAAATCTCCATTGCGGCACCCATCCTGACCGAGGCGTGCCTGAACCCCAAGCCGCTCCCGGGCAAGGAGTCCAAGCCGAAGGAAGCACAGCAATCCAAGGACCCTGCCTGA
- a CDS encoding DUF3000 domain-containing protein, with the protein MVNALAQVPSDFLFALGTLRKAQCRSELRLDEIPAPARLAPYAVALGAEVFSPTAATRQVPVHGPAAKAFAEKQNTSPSHEEDDELATGRFILLYDPDGSAVWEGEFRIVTYIRAQMDAEMGNDTMLGSVAWTWLVEALENHAAQYRAAGGTATRILSESFGTLSDRPDTIDIELRASWTPATANVQAHLEAWSDMVCTFAGLPPLPPGVTGLPNRRLN; encoded by the coding sequence ATGGTGAACGCCCTCGCCCAGGTTCCCTCGGATTTTCTCTTCGCCTTGGGAACGCTACGAAAAGCACAATGCCGCAGCGAATTGCGGTTGGATGAAATCCCCGCGCCCGCCCGACTGGCACCCTACGCCGTGGCCCTTGGAGCCGAAGTCTTCAGCCCCACCGCAGCCACCCGCCAAGTACCGGTCCACGGCCCTGCAGCCAAAGCCTTCGCAGAAAAACAGAACACCAGCCCGTCCCATGAAGAGGACGACGAACTGGCCACGGGCCGTTTCATCCTGCTGTACGATCCCGATGGATCGGCCGTATGGGAAGGCGAATTCCGGATTGTCACTTACATCCGCGCCCAGATGGACGCCGAGATGGGAAACGACACCATGCTCGGTTCCGTCGCGTGGACCTGGCTGGTGGAAGCCCTTGAAAACCACGCAGCCCAGTACCGCGCTGCGGGCGGTACCGCAACCCGGATTCTGTCGGAGAGCTTCGGTACTCTGTCAGATCGGCCGGACACCATCGACATTGAACTGCGGGCCTCCTGGACACCCGCCACGGCAAATGTGCAAGCACACCTGGAGGCCTGGTCTGACATGGTTTGTACGTTCGCCGGACTGCCGCCCTTGCCACCAGGCGTCACCGGACTACCCAACAGGAGGCTCAATTGA
- a CDS encoding 3-hydroxyacyl-CoA dehydrogenase NAD-binding domain-containing protein has translation MSAAEFQKLASLFPDEVVTHSYVQDIQLPGGAGTFALITLDNGLDHSKPTTLGPNTLVELGNVLEGLKERATKGEIVGVGVTGKPYFLVAGADLSAVKTLKEREHGLWMAQLGHAVYSTLADLGVPSFAFINGLALGGGLEIALQSTYRTVSTGAGALALPEAFIGLVPGWGGVYILPRLIGPENAVKVMIENPLSNNRTLTGPEAFDLGIADAIFEPADFVEQSLAWAARVIAGEETPARENAVDPSDEGIARRWTAAVSAGRAFVEAKTSNASPAPAKVLDIMEANRTMSQGESAELECETLAGLMQTDEFRSTVYAFLDLVQKRSKRPAGAPDRKLARPVTKVGVVGAGLMASQLALLFARQLKVPVVMTDIDQARVDKGVAYVHAEVDKLLAKKRIKADAANRTKALVTGSVSKEVFADADFVIEAVFEELHIKKQVFAEVEEIVSPECILATNTSSLSVTAMAEDLRHPERVVGFHFFNPVAVMPLLEIVRAPKTDDAVLATAFELAKGLKKTAVLVKDAPAFVVNRILLRLMGEVIAAFDEGTPAEVADTALRPMGLPMTPFTLSAMVGLPVAQHVQESLHNAFGDRFPVSQNLQKLIDNGVKSLWVPGPDGNPVIPAETLAIMSFGNTPSTGAEVLRRTQDALAEEIGLMLEEGVVAGPEDIDLCVILGAGWPMFLGGITPYLDRVGASERVNGKRFLAPGVASAPA, from the coding sequence ATGAGCGCCGCAGAATTCCAGAAGCTCGCCTCCCTCTTCCCTGACGAGGTAGTGACGCATTCCTACGTCCAGGACATCCAGCTTCCAGGTGGTGCCGGCACCTTTGCCCTGATCACCCTGGACAACGGCCTGGACCACTCCAAGCCCACCACCCTTGGACCAAACACCCTCGTGGAATTGGGCAACGTTCTGGAAGGGCTCAAGGAGCGCGCCACCAAGGGCGAGATCGTCGGCGTCGGCGTAACCGGCAAACCATACTTCCTGGTGGCCGGCGCGGACTTGTCTGCGGTGAAGACCCTCAAGGAACGTGAGCACGGCTTGTGGATGGCCCAGCTCGGACATGCGGTGTACTCGACCTTGGCCGACCTTGGGGTGCCCAGCTTCGCCTTCATCAACGGCCTGGCCCTTGGCGGCGGCCTGGAGATCGCCCTGCAGTCAACCTATCGGACCGTCTCCACGGGCGCGGGTGCCCTGGCCCTGCCTGAGGCGTTCATTGGCCTTGTTCCGGGCTGGGGCGGCGTTTATATCCTCCCCCGCCTGATCGGACCCGAGAATGCCGTCAAGGTGATGATCGAGAACCCGCTCAGCAACAACCGCACCCTCACTGGCCCCGAGGCGTTTGATCTCGGTATTGCCGATGCAATCTTCGAGCCGGCCGACTTCGTGGAGCAGTCCCTGGCTTGGGCGGCCCGTGTCATTGCCGGCGAAGAGACACCGGCGCGGGAGAACGCCGTCGATCCCTCGGACGAGGGCATCGCCCGCCGCTGGACTGCAGCCGTCTCGGCGGGCCGTGCGTTTGTGGAGGCGAAGACCTCCAATGCCTCGCCCGCGCCCGCCAAAGTGCTGGACATCATGGAAGCAAACCGCACCATGAGCCAGGGCGAATCGGCGGAACTGGAATGTGAGACCCTTGCCGGACTGATGCAGACGGACGAATTCCGTTCCACCGTGTACGCGTTCCTGGACCTTGTCCAGAAACGATCCAAGCGGCCTGCCGGGGCTCCGGACCGCAAGCTGGCCCGCCCTGTCACCAAGGTGGGCGTGGTAGGCGCCGGACTCATGGCAAGCCAGTTGGCGCTACTCTTCGCGCGCCAACTCAAGGTGCCCGTCGTCATGACAGACATCGACCAGGCCAGGGTGGACAAGGGCGTTGCGTACGTCCACGCAGAAGTCGACAAATTGCTGGCAAAGAAGCGAATCAAGGCCGACGCCGCCAACCGGACCAAGGCGCTCGTCACAGGTTCGGTGTCCAAGGAAGTCTTCGCTGATGCCGACTTCGTCATCGAGGCCGTGTTTGAAGAGCTGCACATCAAGAAGCAGGTCTTCGCGGAAGTGGAGGAGATCGTCTCCCCCGAGTGCATCCTTGCCACCAACACTTCCTCGCTGTCCGTGACCGCCATGGCCGAGGACCTCCGGCACCCGGAGCGGGTGGTGGGCTTCCATTTCTTCAACCCTGTTGCCGTCATGCCGCTCCTGGAAATTGTCCGGGCGCCAAAGACTGACGACGCCGTACTTGCTACGGCTTTTGAACTCGCCAAGGGCCTGAAAAAGACCGCAGTCCTGGTTAAGGACGCCCCGGCGTTCGTCGTGAACCGGATCCTGCTCCGCCTCATGGGCGAAGTTATCGCCGCCTTCGACGAAGGCACCCCGGCCGAGGTCGCAGACACCGCTTTGCGTCCCATGGGCCTGCCGATGACTCCCTTCACCTTGAGCGCCATGGTGGGCCTGCCGGTGGCACAGCATGTGCAGGAGTCCCTCCATAATGCTTTCGGAGACCGTTTCCCGGTATCACAGAACCTGCAAAAGCTCATCGACAACGGCGTAAAGTCACTCTGGGTACCCGGTCCCGATGGAAACCCGGTCATCCCCGCAGAGACCCTGGCCATCATGTCCTTCGGCAACACTCCCTCTACAGGAGCGGAGGTGTTGCGGCGCACCCAGGACGCACTGGCCGAAGAAATCGGACTGATGCTTGAAGAAGGTGTAGTTGCCGGGCCTGAGGACATCGACCTCTGCGTCATCCTTGGAGCGGGCTGGCCCATGTTCCTGGGCGGCATCACTCCATACCTGGACCGTGTCGGCGCCTCCGAACGAGTCAACGGCAAGCGCTTCCTGGCACCGGGCGTCGCGTCCGCTCCCGCCTAG
- a CDS encoding DUF402 domain-containing protein yields the protein MSSDREPGSLQPGDLVVARNRKWNGKAHWVVPGRYLGEDIHGWWIFQGAGEFCSRPGAAFYTASDAVLLVPRTGEFVATFYDDSYPGDFRIYVDLATDHGWNTLRPGVTEFHMIDMDLDVIRSTRHGVFVDDEDEFEDHRVGMGYPAETVETMRAECAALRDAVDAMRAPFDVEGASNTSAEWFRKGRA from the coding sequence GTGAGTTCCGATCGCGAGCCCGGCTCCCTGCAGCCTGGCGACCTCGTGGTGGCGAGAAACAGGAAGTGGAACGGCAAGGCACACTGGGTTGTGCCTGGCCGCTACTTGGGTGAGGACATCCACGGCTGGTGGATTTTCCAAGGTGCGGGGGAGTTCTGTTCGCGTCCCGGCGCTGCCTTCTACACGGCCTCGGATGCCGTTCTGCTGGTACCGCGTACCGGCGAATTCGTCGCGACTTTCTATGACGACAGCTACCCGGGTGACTTCCGGATCTACGTAGACCTGGCAACTGATCATGGATGGAACACCCTGAGGCCAGGCGTCACCGAGTTCCATATGATCGACATGGACCTGGATGTCATCCGTTCCACCCGTCATGGAGTGTTCGTCGATGACGAAGATGAGTTTGAGGACCACAGGGTAGGCATGGGCTATCCCGCAGAAACCGTGGAAACCATGCGTGCAGAATGCGCAGCCCTTCGTGATGCAGTGGACGCCATGAGGGCTCCATTCGACGTCGAGGGCGCCAGCAATACCAGTGCAGAGTGGTTCAGGAAAGGACGGGCATGA
- the dxs gene encoding 1-deoxy-D-xylulose-5-phosphate synthase has translation MGLLETIKDPQDLAKLSSHELEQLAGEIRNFLITNVAATGGHLGPNLGVVELTLAVHRIFESPRDSIVFDTGHQSYVHKLLTGRQDFSTLRQQGGLSGYPDRAESEHDIVESSHASSSLSWADGISRARQLTGEGDRFVVAVVGDGALTGGMTWEAINNIAADKRRRVVIVVNDNGRSYAPTVGGFADYLASLRPTIDSLRTTPAYERMLDWWKKKLQNGGPVGQFTYKSLHAMKKGIKDWWAPQGMFEDLGMKYIGPVDGHNLHAMEHALSTAKAYGGPVIVHAMTEKGHGYAPALANEADQFHAVGIIDPETGEPTETPGARSWTSVFAEEIADIADERPDIVGITGAMLIPVGLHKFSERHPERVIDVGIAEQHALTSAAGMAFGGLHPVVAVYATFLNRAFDQLLMDVALHKAGVTIVLDRAGVTGPDGPSHHGMWDMAMVQIVPGLHLAAPRDATRLREELREAVAINDAPTVVRFSKGSVGSEVEAIERLHDGVDILARRPEGSTENDVLIISVGAMSELALDVASRLGAQGISSTVVDPRWLLPVRRSIIALAARHRLVICIEDGVRAGGVGSRIRQEMRAAGVDTALNEVGLPVEFLVHGSRSQVLERVGLTAQKIAHDVVAQVLGTKVPFARPLPGQEHPTTGSLPKL, from the coding sequence TTGGGACTCTTGGAAACCATCAAGGATCCACAGGACCTGGCCAAACTGTCCAGCCATGAGCTGGAACAGCTGGCCGGCGAGATCAGGAACTTCCTGATTACCAACGTTGCCGCTACGGGTGGACACCTGGGGCCCAACCTCGGCGTCGTCGAGCTCACGCTTGCTGTGCATCGGATCTTCGAGTCGCCCCGGGACAGCATCGTTTTTGATACTGGGCACCAGTCCTATGTCCACAAGCTCCTCACGGGCAGGCAGGACTTTAGCACGCTGCGCCAGCAGGGCGGGCTCTCCGGTTACCCGGATCGCGCCGAATCCGAGCATGACATCGTCGAAAGTTCCCATGCTTCCTCGTCCTTGTCCTGGGCTGACGGTATTTCCCGCGCCCGGCAGTTGACTGGCGAAGGCGACCGGTTCGTCGTCGCGGTGGTCGGTGATGGCGCCCTGACCGGCGGCATGACATGGGAAGCCATCAACAACATTGCCGCGGACAAGCGACGCCGCGTGGTCATCGTCGTGAATGACAACGGCCGCTCCTACGCGCCGACCGTGGGCGGTTTTGCCGACTACCTGGCCTCGCTGCGCCCCACCATCGACTCACTGAGGACGACGCCCGCCTACGAGCGGATGCTTGACTGGTGGAAGAAGAAGCTCCAGAACGGCGGCCCGGTCGGTCAATTCACCTACAAGAGCCTGCACGCCATGAAGAAGGGCATCAAGGACTGGTGGGCGCCCCAGGGAATGTTCGAGGACCTGGGCATGAAGTACATCGGTCCCGTTGACGGACACAACCTTCACGCCATGGAACACGCCCTCAGCACTGCCAAAGCCTACGGCGGCCCGGTGATCGTGCATGCCATGACCGAAAAGGGCCATGGATATGCCCCCGCCCTTGCCAACGAGGCCGACCAATTCCATGCCGTCGGCATCATCGATCCCGAGACGGGCGAGCCGACCGAGACGCCCGGTGCCAGGTCATGGACCTCGGTTTTTGCGGAGGAAATCGCCGACATCGCCGACGAACGTCCCGATATCGTCGGTATCACCGGGGCAATGCTCATTCCTGTTGGCCTGCACAAATTCTCGGAGCGCCACCCTGAACGCGTCATTGACGTCGGCATTGCCGAACAGCATGCGCTCACGTCAGCGGCTGGCATGGCCTTTGGCGGCCTGCACCCGGTCGTGGCGGTTTATGCCACCTTCCTGAACAGGGCCTTCGACCAGCTCCTGATGGATGTCGCGCTCCATAAGGCAGGCGTCACGATTGTCCTGGACCGCGCAGGCGTCACGGGGCCGGACGGTCCCAGCCACCACGGCATGTGGGACATGGCGATGGTCCAGATTGTCCCCGGGCTCCATTTGGCCGCCCCGCGCGATGCCACCCGGCTCAGGGAGGAACTTCGCGAGGCGGTCGCCATCAATGACGCCCCCACCGTAGTGCGGTTCTCCAAAGGAAGCGTCGGCTCTGAAGTTGAGGCCATTGAGCGTCTCCACGACGGCGTGGATATCCTTGCGCGCCGTCCCGAGGGTTCCACCGAAAACGATGTCCTGATCATCAGCGTTGGTGCCATGTCCGAGCTCGCCCTGGATGTCGCCAGCCGTCTTGGCGCGCAGGGGATCAGCTCCACAGTGGTTGACCCCCGCTGGCTTTTGCCTGTCCGCAGATCGATCATCGCCCTTGCCGCCCGGCACCGCCTGGTCATCTGCATCGAGGACGGCGTCCGCGCCGGCGGTGTGGGTTCCCGTATCCGCCAGGAGATGCGCGCAGCAGGCGTGGATACTGCACTCAATGAGGTCGGCTTGCCGGTCGAGTTCCTGGTGCACGGATCCAGGAGCCAGGTCCTGGAGCGCGTCGGACTGACGGCCCAGAAAATAGCCCACGACGTCGTAGCCCAGGTTTTGGGGACCAAGGTCCCCTTTGCACGGCCCCTGCCAGGTCAGGAACACCCCACCACCGGCAGTTTGCCCAAACTGTGA
- a CDS encoding aldo/keto reductase, translated as MTDYRRLGHSGLTVSAVGLGCNNLGRANTPTESQEGTDAVVHAAIDAGVTFFDVADVYGREPGLSEVMLGKALKGHRDDVVIGTKFGMDMHGVNGNDFGARGSRRYILKAVEASLRRLGTDWIDLYQFHTPDTQTPIEETLAALDVLVSSGKVRYIGHSNFAGWQIAEAEYVGRQSGGARFISTQNHYNLLDRRAELEVLPAASAFSLGVLPYFPLANGLLTGKYSAGHAPEGTRLSHTRTNLVHDADWEQLGRFSQFAKERGITEVQLAFSWLAAQPGVSSVIAGATRPEQIRENAEAVCWVPSQEEREELDDIFPRAPKVALF; from the coding sequence ATGACTGACTATCGACGCCTTGGCCATTCCGGACTGACCGTCTCAGCTGTCGGGCTGGGTTGTAACAACCTGGGGCGCGCCAACACTCCCACGGAGTCGCAGGAAGGCACGGATGCCGTTGTCCACGCCGCAATTGATGCCGGGGTGACTTTCTTCGACGTCGCCGATGTCTACGGACGTGAGCCCGGCCTCAGCGAGGTCATGCTTGGCAAAGCCCTCAAGGGGCATCGCGACGACGTCGTCATCGGTACCAAGTTTGGTATGGATATGCACGGGGTCAATGGCAACGACTTTGGTGCGCGCGGTTCCCGGCGCTACATCCTCAAGGCGGTGGAAGCCTCATTGCGCCGGCTTGGTACGGACTGGATCGACCTCTACCAGTTCCACACACCAGACACACAGACGCCCATCGAGGAAACCCTTGCAGCGTTGGATGTCCTGGTCAGCAGCGGCAAGGTCCGCTACATCGGACACTCGAACTTTGCCGGGTGGCAGATCGCCGAAGCCGAGTACGTTGGGCGGCAGTCTGGCGGGGCCCGCTTCATTTCAACCCAGAACCATTACAACCTGCTGGACCGCCGTGCCGAGCTTGAGGTACTTCCGGCCGCCAGCGCCTTCTCGCTTGGTGTGCTCCCTTACTTCCCTCTTGCCAACGGTCTGCTTACCGGCAAGTACTCCGCGGGCCATGCCCCGGAAGGCACCCGCCTGAGCCACACCCGGACCAACCTCGTGCATGACGCCGACTGGGAGCAACTGGGCCGCTTTAGCCAGTTCGCCAAGGAGCGAGGCATCACCGAGGTGCAGCTCGCGTTCTCCTGGCTGGCAGCCCAGCCGGGCGTCAGCAGCGTCATTGCAGGGGCAACCCGTCCGGAGCAGATTCGTGAGAACGCCGAAGCCGTGTGCTGGGTCCCGAGCCAGGAGGAGCGCGAGGAACTGGACGACATCTTCCCGCGTGCTCCCAAGGTGGCACTCTTCTAG
- a CDS encoding SDR family NAD(P)-dependent oxidoreductase — MTPLTVLVTGGSSASGVAAARALAAAGHRVFTVGSDDVRIKAAALEAGDGVTPLVCDLASLDAVRELAETIHLLGVQRIDGVIHLVGGWRSATGIEDQSDDDWISLEEGAITTLRNVSRVFYRQLEESPNGRFAMVSSTTASAPTAATASYAAAKAAAEAWTLAVADGFRQAQAENPDTTEAASAQHSAAVIFVVKSLVDAAMRREHPERRFPGYTDVEELAAAVVELFDKPAATINGQRILLAK, encoded by the coding sequence ATGACCCCACTGACAGTCCTCGTGACCGGCGGCAGCAGCGCGTCCGGCGTCGCTGCGGCGCGCGCTTTGGCGGCCGCCGGTCACAGGGTGTTCACCGTAGGTTCGGACGATGTGCGCATCAAGGCCGCAGCTTTGGAAGCCGGAGACGGGGTGACCCCGCTGGTTTGCGACCTCGCAAGCCTTGACGCCGTCCGCGAACTGGCAGAGACGATTCACCTGCTGGGCGTGCAGCGCATAGATGGCGTCATCCATCTTGTAGGTGGATGGCGAAGCGCCACCGGCATCGAGGACCAGTCCGACGACGACTGGATCTCCCTTGAAGAGGGCGCGATTACTACCCTGCGCAATGTCTCCCGCGTCTTCTATCGCCAGTTGGAAGAATCACCAAATGGCCGTTTTGCCATGGTCTCGTCCACTACTGCGTCTGCCCCCACAGCCGCTACCGCCAGCTATGCGGCCGCCAAGGCCGCCGCGGAAGCCTGGACACTCGCCGTCGCGGACGGCTTCCGGCAAGCGCAGGCAGAAAACCCGGACACCACGGAAGCCGCCTCGGCGCAACACAGCGCCGCAGTCATTTTCGTGGTCAAATCCCTCGTCGATGCCGCCATGCGGCGCGAGCACCCGGAGCGGCGATTCCCCGGCTACACGGACGTCGAAGAACTGGCCGCTGCCGTCGTCGAACTCTTCGACAAACCGGCGGCCACCATCAACGGCCAGCGCATCCTGTTGGCCAAATAG
- a CDS encoding acetyl-CoA C-acyltransferase, which translates to MSPSRSAQRNVRDVVFVDGVRTPFGKAGEKGIYAGTRADDLVVKCIRELMRRNPSLPADRIDEVAIAATTQTGDQGLTIGRTAALLAGLPRTVPGFAIDRMCAGAMTAVTTTASGIGFGAYDVVIAGGVEHMGNHPMGAGADPNPRFISERLVDPAALNMGNTAENLHDRFPAITKDRTDAYSAASQAKLAEAYSRQQIQEDLVPVATMKPGQGWALHTMDEPPRPGTTVEDLAELRTPFRAHGRVTAGNAAGLNDGATAALLASAEAADELGLPVKMRLVSYAFAGVEPEVMGMGPVPATEKALRNAGLGIDDIGLFEINEAFAVQVLSFLDHFGIADDDPRVNRYGGAIAVGHPLASSGVRLMNQLARQFQEDPSVRYGITTMCIGLGMGATVIWENPHHADFESSVPASSHATTEGAAA; encoded by the coding sequence ATGAGTCCATCACGCAGTGCTCAGAGGAACGTCCGCGACGTCGTGTTCGTGGACGGTGTGCGTACGCCCTTCGGCAAAGCGGGCGAAAAAGGCATCTACGCCGGTACCCGCGCCGACGACCTCGTCGTAAAGTGCATCCGCGAACTGATGCGCCGCAACCCATCGTTGCCTGCGGACCGCATTGACGAGGTAGCCATCGCTGCGACAACCCAAACCGGCGACCAAGGCCTCACGATCGGCCGGACGGCGGCCCTCCTGGCGGGCTTGCCCCGCACGGTACCCGGCTTCGCAATCGACCGCATGTGTGCTGGCGCCATGACGGCAGTGACGACGACGGCGAGTGGCATCGGCTTCGGCGCGTACGACGTCGTCATTGCCGGCGGCGTGGAGCACATGGGCAACCACCCCATGGGTGCAGGCGCGGACCCCAACCCGCGATTCATATCCGAACGGCTCGTGGACCCGGCAGCGCTGAACATGGGCAACACAGCAGAGAATCTGCACGACCGTTTCCCTGCAATTACCAAGGACCGAACCGACGCTTACTCGGCCGCCTCGCAGGCCAAGCTGGCGGAAGCTTATTCCAGGCAGCAGATCCAGGAAGACCTGGTCCCCGTGGCCACCATGAAGCCAGGCCAAGGCTGGGCACTGCACACCATGGATGAGCCGCCCCGGCCCGGAACAACGGTAGAGGATCTCGCCGAGCTGCGTACACCGTTCCGCGCCCATGGGCGGGTTACCGCAGGCAACGCAGCGGGGTTGAACGACGGCGCCACCGCTGCGTTGCTCGCTTCGGCAGAGGCCGCAGATGAATTGGGCCTGCCAGTGAAAATGCGGTTGGTCTCCTATGCCTTCGCGGGTGTGGAACCTGAAGTCATGGGGATGGGCCCGGTACCAGCTACGGAGAAGGCCCTCAGGAATGCAGGCCTCGGCATCGACGACATCGGATTGTTCGAGATCAACGAGGCATTCGCCGTACAGGTCCTGAGCTTCCTTGACCACTTCGGCATCGCGGATGACGACCCCCGGGTCAACCGCTACGGCGGGGCGATCGCCGTCGGACATCCGCTCGCTTCCTCGGGCGTTCGACTGATGAACCAACTGGCCCGGCAATTCCAGGAAGATCCCTCGGTCCGTTATGGCATCACCACCATGTGCATCGGCCTGGGGATGGGTGCCACGGTGATCTGGGAGAACCCCCATCACGCTGACTTCGAATCCTCCGTCCCGGCTTCAAGCCACGCCACCACAGAAGGAGCCGCCGCATGA
- a CDS encoding low specificity L-threonine aldolase produces the protein MNEQVTSTTEAIPSAPATSGQLHDPSVRGFASDNYSGVHPEILSALANANGGHQVSYGEDVYTARLQEVLEQQFGSGIETFPVFNGTGANVLSLQSLLPRWGAVICASTAHINMDENGAPERVGGIKLLQVPTEDGKLTPALIDREAWGWGDEHRAQPLVVSITQTTELGTCYTPDEVRAIADHAHAKGMKLHMDGARLANAAAHLGVPLRAFTRDAGVDILSFGGTKNGLLFGEVVVALNPEAADGLKFLRKMNMQLASKMRFISAQFIALLEDGLWLRSAAHANAMAARLRSAIEGIDGVEPTQATQSNGVFAILPAGVADRLRSSFAFYDWDAARREVRWMCSFDTTEEDIDAFVAAIKRELASDSPAN, from the coding sequence GTGAACGAACAAGTGACGAGTACAACAGAGGCAATCCCGAGCGCCCCCGCCACATCCGGTCAACTCCACGATCCCTCAGTCCGGGGCTTTGCATCGGACAATTACTCCGGGGTCCACCCCGAGATCCTGTCTGCCCTGGCTAACGCCAACGGAGGCCACCAGGTCTCTTATGGAGAGGACGTCTACACTGCCCGGCTCCAGGAGGTCCTGGAACAGCAGTTCGGAAGCGGCATCGAAACATTCCCGGTCTTCAATGGCACAGGCGCCAATGTCCTGTCCCTGCAGTCGCTCCTCCCCCGCTGGGGCGCAGTTATCTGCGCTTCCACGGCGCATATCAACATGGACGAGAATGGGGCGCCTGAGCGCGTGGGCGGCATCAAGCTCCTGCAGGTACCCACGGAAGACGGAAAGCTCACCCCCGCGTTGATCGACCGTGAAGCCTGGGGCTGGGGCGACGAGCACCGCGCGCAGCCCTTGGTTGTTTCCATCACACAAACCACCGAACTGGGCACGTGCTATACGCCCGACGAAGTGCGGGCGATCGCCGACCACGCCCACGCCAAGGGAATGAAGCTGCATATGGACGGAGCGCGGCTGGCAAACGCAGCCGCACACCTCGGCGTCCCCCTGCGTGCGTTCACCCGCGACGCCGGCGTGGACATCCTGTCCTTCGGCGGCACCAAGAACGGTCTGCTTTTCGGTGAAGTCGTGGTCGCCCTGAACCCTGAGGCCGCGGACGGCCTGAAATTCCTTCGCAAGATGAACATGCAGCTTGCTTCGAAGATGCGCTTTATCTCGGCCCAGTTCATCGCCTTGCTGGAGGACGGCCTGTGGCTGCGGTCCGCTGCCCACGCCAACGCCATGGCTGCGCGACTGCGCTCGGCCATCGAAGGTATCGACGGCGTGGAACCCACCCAGGCCACGCAGTCGAACGGCGTCTTTGCAATTCTGCCCGCCGGAGTCGCCGACCGCCTGCGCTCATCCTTCGCCTTCTACGATTGGGACGCTGCCCGCCGCGAAGTGAGGTGGATGTGCTCCTTCGATACCACGGAGGAAGATATCGACGCCTTCGTCGCCGCCATCAAGCGGGAGCTGGCCTCCGATTCACCCGCCAACTAA